In one window of Streptomyces roseofulvus DNA:
- a CDS encoding response regulator has product MPGRVLVVDDNKVIRQLIRVNLELEGFEVVTAADGAECLDVVHRVRPDVVTLDVVMPRLDGIKTAQKLREDPRTRHLPVAIISACGEGEAAPAADAFLAKPFEPAELVRVVRQLLHREPRQRRQAGAPDAGEEPSAGDGGQGRPAAGSVRPGR; this is encoded by the coding sequence ATGCCCGGGCGGGTGCTCGTTGTCGACGACAACAAGGTCATCCGGCAGTTGATCAGGGTCAATCTCGAACTCGAGGGGTTCGAGGTCGTGACCGCGGCCGATGGTGCCGAGTGTCTGGACGTCGTGCACCGCGTCCGGCCCGACGTCGTCACCCTCGATGTGGTCATGCCACGGCTCGACGGCATCAAGACCGCCCAGAAGCTGCGGGAGGACCCGCGGACCCGGCATCTGCCCGTCGCCATCATCAGCGCCTGCGGGGAGGGCGAGGCCGCCCCGGCCGCGGACGCCTTCCTCGCCAAGCCCTTCGAGCCGGCGGAGCTCGTACGGGTCGTCCGGCAGCTGCTGCACCGGGAGCCCCGGCAGCGGCGACAGGCCGGTGCGCCCGACGCGGGAGAGGAGCCGTCCGCAGGGGACGGCGGCCAGGGCAGACCCGCGGCCGGGAGCGTGCGCCCGGGGCGGTGA
- a CDS encoding homoserine dehydrogenase — protein MRTRPLKVALLGCGVVGSEVARIMTTHADDLAARIGAPIELAGVAVRRPDKVRGGIDPALITTDATALVKRGDIDVVVEVIGGIEPARTLITTAFEHGASVVSANKALLAQDGATLYAAAEQHGQDLYYEAAVAGAIPLIRPLRESLAGDKINRVMGIVNGTTNFILDKMDSTGAGYQEALDEATALGYAEADPTADVEGFDAAAKAAILAGIAFHTRVRLDDVYREGMTEVTAADFASARQMGCTIKLLAICERAADGGSVTARVHPAMIPLSHPLASVREAYNAVFVEAEAAGRLMFYGPGAGGSPTASAVLGDIVAVCRNRLNEATGPGESAYTQLPVSPMGDVVTRYHISLDVADKPGVLAQVATVFAEHGVSIDTVRQQGKDGEASLVVVTHRAADAALSGTVEALRKLDTVRGVASIMRVEGE, from the coding sequence ATGCGTACGCGTCCGCTGAAGGTGGCGCTGCTGGGCTGTGGAGTTGTCGGCTCCGAGGTGGCGCGCATCATGACGACGCACGCCGACGACCTCGCCGCGCGCATCGGCGCGCCGATCGAGCTCGCCGGCGTGGCCGTCCGCCGGCCCGACAAGGTCCGCGGCGGCATCGACCCCGCCCTGATCACCACCGACGCGACCGCCCTGGTCAAACGCGGGGACATCGACGTCGTCGTCGAGGTCATCGGCGGGATCGAGCCGGCCCGCACCCTCATCACCACCGCCTTCGAGCACGGCGCCTCCGTGGTCTCCGCCAACAAGGCGCTGCTCGCCCAGGACGGCGCGACCCTCTACGCGGCCGCCGAGCAGCACGGGCAGGACCTCTACTACGAGGCCGCCGTCGCCGGCGCCATCCCGCTGATCCGGCCGCTCCGCGAGTCCCTCGCCGGCGACAAGATCAACCGGGTGATGGGCATCGTCAACGGCACCACCAACTTCATCCTCGACAAGATGGACTCGACCGGCGCCGGCTACCAGGAGGCCCTGGACGAGGCCACCGCGCTCGGGTACGCCGAGGCCGACCCGACCGCCGACGTGGAGGGCTTCGACGCCGCCGCCAAGGCCGCCATCCTCGCCGGGATCGCCTTCCACACGCGCGTGCGCCTCGACGACGTCTACCGCGAGGGCATGACCGAGGTCACCGCCGCCGACTTCGCCTCCGCCAGGCAGATGGGCTGCACCATCAAGCTGCTCGCGATCTGCGAGCGGGCCGCCGACGGCGGGTCCGTCACCGCGCGCGTGCACCCCGCGATGATCCCGCTGAGCCACCCGCTGGCCTCCGTCCGCGAGGCGTACAACGCGGTCTTCGTCGAGGCGGAGGCCGCCGGGCGGCTCATGTTCTACGGCCCCGGCGCCGGCGGCTCGCCGACCGCCTCGGCCGTCCTCGGCGACATCGTCGCCGTCTGCCGCAACCGTCTCAACGAGGCGACGGGCCCCGGCGAGTCCGCGTACACCCAGCTGCCCGTGAGCCCCATGGGCGACGTGGTGACGCGGTACCACATCAGTCTCGACGTGGCCGACAAGCCGGGCGTCCTCGCCCAGGTCGCGACGGTCTTCGCCGAGCACGGCGTATCGATCGATACCGTGCGCCAGCAGGGCAAGGACGGCGAGGCGTCCCTCGTCGTCGTCACCCACCGCGCGGCCGACGCCGCCCTCTCCGGGACGGTCGAGGCGCTGCGCAAGCTCGACACCGTGCGCGGTGTCGCCAGCATCATGCGTGTTGAAGGGGAGTAA
- the nrtL gene encoding ArgS-related anticodon-binding protein NrtL, protein MTPADLSLTVQHAVRRAVDDGALRVDVPSRVKVEKARPGGVGEYASSVALTLARPAGRPALDIASLLKERLDGAAGILAVDITGPGFLNFTLRPQDGAALVRAVRAAGLSYGQGDALAGQAVRFAPPAEARAAVVAGCLTGLLRGQGADARVEAGGERPYVHPGTYDVDALGTDAARWRLLRAAPHDRPLDGPPLLVRHERNALFRVQYAHSRTRRLLANGARLGVLPGYETEVDDPLPALLRDHPGVLLAAARHRAPDRVARHLEAVADALLGFQHTVLPLGDEKPSAAHRSRLALAEAAGTVLAGGLSVLGISAPDRI, encoded by the coding sequence GTGACCCCCGCGGACCTCTCCCTCACCGTGCAGCACGCCGTGCGCCGTGCGGTCGACGACGGTGCGCTGCGGGTCGACGTCCCCTCGCGCGTCAAGGTCGAGAAGGCCCGGCCCGGAGGGGTGGGGGAGTACGCCAGCAGCGTCGCCCTCACCCTCGCGCGGCCCGCCGGGCGGCCCGCGCTCGACATCGCCTCGCTGCTCAAGGAGCGGCTGGACGGCGCCGCCGGGATCCTCGCCGTGGACATCACCGGGCCCGGCTTCCTGAACTTCACCCTCCGCCCGCAGGACGGCGCCGCACTCGTCCGGGCCGTCCGCGCCGCCGGGCTCTCGTACGGGCAGGGCGACGCGCTCGCCGGGCAGGCCGTGCGGTTCGCGCCGCCGGCCGAGGCCCGCGCCGCCGTCGTCGCCGGCTGCCTCACCGGGCTGCTGCGCGGCCAGGGCGCCGACGCCCGCGTCGAGGCCGGCGGCGAGCGGCCGTACGTCCACCCCGGTACGTACGACGTCGACGCGCTGGGGACCGACGCCGCCCGGTGGCGGCTGCTGCGGGCCGCGCCCCACGACCGGCCCCTCGACGGGCCCCCGCTCCTCGTACGGCACGAGCGCAACGCGCTCTTCCGCGTCCAGTACGCCCACTCCCGGACCCGGCGGCTCCTCGCCAACGGCGCCCGGCTCGGCGTCCTCCCCGGATACGAGACCGAGGTCGACGACCCGCTCCCCGCGCTGCTCCGCGACCACCCCGGCGTCCTCCTCGCCGCCGCCCGCCACCGCGCCCCCGACCGGGTCGCCCGGCACCTCGAAGCCGTCGCCGACGCGCTGCTCGGCTTCCAGCACACCGTTCTGCCGCTCGGCGACGAGAAACCCTCGGCCGCCCACCGCTCCCGGCTCGCGCTCGCCGAAGCCGCCGGGACGGTGCTCGCCGGTGGCCTCTCCGTGCTCGGCATCAGCGCACCCGACCGGATCTGA
- the lysA gene encoding diaminopimelate decarboxylase, protein MSRSAHPAGPRHADVLPEGHYTAPPADLNTLDPKVWARTVARDEQGIATIGGLRVTDLAEEFGTPAYFLDETDFRTRCRAWAEAFGPDADVFYAGKAFLSRAIVRWLHEEGLNLDVCSGGELATALSAGMPAERIAFHGNNKSEAEIRRAVEAGVGRIVLDSFQEIVRVSHIAQSLGKRQRVQIRVTVGVEAHTHEFIATAHEDQKFGIALAGGQAAEAVRRALKLDGLELIGIHSHIGSQIFDMAGFEVSARRVVQLLAEVRDEHGVELPEIDLGGGLGIAYTSEDDPREPHEIAKALSEIVTRECESAGLRTPRISVEPGRAIVGPTAFTLYRVGTIKPLDGLRTYVSVDGGMSDNIRTALYDAEYSVSLVSRVSDAEPMLSRVVGKHCESGDIVVRDAFLPADLAPGDLIAVPATGAYCRSMASNYNHALRPPVVAVRDGEARVIVRRETEEDLLRLDVG, encoded by the coding sequence ATGAGCCGTTCCGCCCACCCCGCCGGCCCCCGGCACGCCGACGTCCTCCCCGAGGGCCACTACACCGCGCCGCCCGCCGACCTGAACACGCTCGACCCCAAGGTGTGGGCGCGGACCGTCGCCCGCGACGAGCAGGGGATCGCGACCATCGGCGGACTCCGCGTCACCGACCTCGCCGAGGAGTTCGGGACCCCCGCCTACTTCCTCGACGAGACCGACTTCCGTACCCGCTGCCGCGCCTGGGCCGAGGCCTTCGGGCCGGACGCCGACGTCTTCTACGCCGGCAAGGCGTTCCTCTCCCGCGCCATCGTCCGCTGGCTGCACGAGGAGGGGCTCAACCTCGACGTCTGCTCCGGCGGCGAGCTTGCCACCGCCCTCTCCGCCGGGATGCCCGCCGAGCGGATCGCCTTCCACGGCAACAACAAGAGCGAGGCCGAGATCCGGCGGGCCGTCGAGGCCGGCGTCGGCCGGATCGTCCTCGACTCCTTCCAGGAGATCGTCCGGGTCTCCCACATCGCCCAGTCCCTCGGCAAGCGGCAGCGCGTCCAGATCCGGGTGACCGTGGGCGTGGAGGCGCACACCCACGAGTTCATCGCCACCGCCCACGAGGACCAGAAGTTCGGCATCGCCCTCGCCGGCGGACAGGCCGCCGAGGCCGTACGCCGGGCGCTGAAGCTCGACGGCCTGGAGCTCATCGGCATCCACTCGCACATCGGCTCCCAGATCTTCGACATGGCCGGCTTCGAGGTCTCCGCCCGCCGCGTCGTCCAGCTCCTCGCCGAGGTGCGCGACGAGCACGGCGTCGAGCTGCCCGAGATCGACCTCGGCGGCGGCCTCGGCATCGCGTACACCTCCGAGGACGACCCGCGCGAGCCGCACGAGATCGCCAAGGCGCTCAGCGAGATCGTGACGCGCGAGTGCGAGTCCGCCGGACTGCGCACCCCCCGGATCTCCGTCGAGCCGGGCCGCGCCATCGTCGGCCCGACCGCCTTCACCCTGTACCGGGTCGGCACCATCAAGCCCCTCGACGGGCTGCGCACGTACGTGAGCGTGGACGGCGGCATGTCGGACAACATCCGCACCGCCCTCTACGACGCCGAGTACAGCGTCAGCCTCGTCTCGCGCGTCAGCGACGCCGAGCCGATGCTCTCCCGGGTCGTCGGCAAGCACTGCGAGAGCGGCGACATCGTCGTGCGCGACGCCTTCCTCCCCGCCGACCTGGCGCCCGGCGACCTCATCGCCGTGCCCGCCACCGGCGCCTACTGCCGCTCCATGGCGAGCAACTACAACCACGCCCTCCGGCCGCCCGTGGTGGCGGTCCGGGACGGCGAAGCAAGGGTCATCGTCCGGCGCGAGACGGAGGAAGATCTCCTGCGTCTCGACGTCGGCTGA
- a CDS encoding protein phosphatase 2C domain-containing protein — MLVTESSVPRPHGANEDFAISGPTAAVVLDGAGMAPGMESGCRHGVAWYVEQLGRRMHAEAARQDSPLADCLAAAIESTAKLHRHTCAIDDPLSPSATVAITRVRDDAFEWLVLGDCTVLIDVGGTAQAHSDDRLAHVAPKARQLLATRTPGTPERQKAHEALVHEERTRRNTPGGYWVAAADPTAAHEALTGMEKVSHTRRAALLTDGAARLVTTFHQTDWTGCLDLLSDYGPDHVIRKVREAEKPDPDLGRWPRSKQHDDATVAYVRP, encoded by the coding sequence GTGCTCGTTACCGAATCCAGCGTCCCGCGCCCCCACGGGGCCAACGAAGACTTCGCGATCTCCGGCCCCACCGCGGCCGTGGTCCTGGACGGCGCCGGCATGGCACCCGGGATGGAGTCCGGGTGCCGTCATGGCGTGGCTTGGTACGTCGAGCAGCTGGGCAGGCGCATGCATGCCGAGGCAGCCCGGCAGGACTCTCCTCTAGCCGACTGCCTTGCCGCGGCCATCGAGTCGACCGCCAAACTCCACCGCCACACCTGCGCAATCGACGACCCCCTTTCGCCCTCGGCAACGGTGGCCATCACACGGGTACGAGACGACGCATTCGAATGGCTCGTCCTCGGAGACTGCACGGTCCTCATCGACGTTGGCGGAACAGCCCAAGCCCACTCAGATGACCGCCTGGCCCACGTAGCTCCAAAAGCCCGCCAGCTCCTCGCGACACGAACCCCAGGGACCCCAGAACGCCAGAAGGCCCACGAAGCCCTAGTCCACGAAGAACGCACACGGCGCAACACACCAGGCGGGTACTGGGTAGCGGCAGCCGACCCAACGGCGGCACACGAAGCACTCACAGGCATGGAGAAGGTGTCTCACACCCGGCGCGCGGCTCTCCTGACAGACGGTGCGGCAAGGCTCGTCACGACCTTCCACCAGACCGACTGGACTGGCTGTCTGGATCTCCTCAGCGACTACGGCCCCGACCACGTCATCCGCAAAGTCCGCGAAGCGGAGAAGCCCGACCCCGATCTCGGCCGGTGGCCCAGGAGCAAGCAGCACGACGACGCCACGGTCGCCTACGTCCGCCCTTAG
- the thrC gene encoding threonine synthase, producing MTNQGTHQWRGIIEEYRDRLPVTDTTPVVTLREGGTPLVPAQVLSERTGCEVHLKVEGANPTGSFKDRGMTMAITRAKEEGAKAVICASTGNTSASAAAYAVRAGMVSAVLVPQGKIALGKMGQALVHGAKILQVDGNFDDCLTLARSLSENYPVALVNSVNPVRIEGQKTAAFEIVDMLGDAPDIHVLPVGNAGNITAYWKGYTEYAADGMATHRPRMWGFQASGSAPLVRGEVVKDPSTIATAIRIGNPASWQYAIAARDESGGFIDEVTDREILRAYRLLAAQEGVFVEPASAASVAGLLKAAEQGKVDPGQRIVCTVTGNGLKDPDWAVAGAPQPVTVPVDAAAAAERLGLA from the coding sequence ATGACCAACCAGGGCACCCACCAGTGGCGCGGCATCATCGAGGAGTACCGGGACCGCCTTCCGGTCACGGACACGACGCCGGTCGTCACGCTCCGTGAGGGCGGCACGCCGCTCGTCCCCGCTCAGGTCCTCTCCGAGCGCACGGGCTGCGAGGTGCACCTCAAGGTCGAGGGCGCCAACCCCACCGGCTCCTTCAAGGACCGGGGCATGACGATGGCCATCACCCGGGCCAAGGAGGAGGGCGCCAAGGCGGTCATCTGCGCCTCCACCGGCAACACCTCCGCCTCCGCCGCCGCGTACGCGGTGCGGGCCGGGATGGTCTCGGCCGTGCTGGTGCCCCAGGGCAAGATCGCGCTGGGCAAGATGGGCCAGGCCCTCGTGCACGGCGCGAAGATCCTCCAGGTCGACGGCAACTTCGACGACTGCCTGACGCTGGCCCGCTCGCTCTCCGAGAACTACCCGGTGGCGCTGGTCAATTCGGTCAACCCGGTCCGCATCGAGGGCCAGAAGACCGCCGCGTTCGAGATCGTGGACATGCTGGGCGACGCCCCCGACATCCACGTGCTGCCCGTCGGCAACGCCGGCAACATCACGGCCTACTGGAAGGGCTACACCGAGTACGCCGCCGACGGTATGGCCACCCACCGGCCGCGGATGTGGGGCTTCCAGGCGTCCGGTTCGGCCCCGCTGGTGCGCGGCGAGGTCGTCAAGGACCCGTCGACCATCGCCACCGCGATCCGCATCGGCAACCCGGCCTCGTGGCAGTACGCGATCGCCGCGCGCGACGAGTCGGGCGGCTTCATCGACGAGGTGACGGACCGTGAGATCCTGCGCGCCTACCGCCTGTTGGCCGCGCAGGAGGGCGTCTTCGTGGAGCCCGCCTCGGCCGCCTCGGTCGCCGGTCTGCTGAAGGCCGCCGAGCAGGGCAAGGTCGACCCGGGCCAGCGGATCGTCTGCACGGTCACCGGGAACGGCCTGAAGGACCCCGACTGGGCCGTCGCCGGCGCCCCGCAGCCGGTCACCGTCCCGGTGGACGCCGCGGCCGCCGCCGAGCGGCTCGGACTGGCCTGA